The proteins below are encoded in one region of Hordeum vulgare subsp. vulgare chromosome 3H, MorexV3_pseudomolecules_assembly, whole genome shotgun sequence:
- the LOC123440602 gene encoding ETHYLENE INSENSITIVE 3-like 5 protein: MNKGTHGSRRHLPAESGMEHGDGPGGPDPGGQQEGEEEMSDSESGSEPVEISDLKKRMWKDQMLLTRLEGRAGARGVAAAAAAAAARASSSMSGSGQEEPPDVRCRRKAMLRAQDGVLRHMLRMMEACNARGFVYGVIDEAGEPMSGSSDSLRGWWKENVSFDRAGPMGLVGPMGESPVGLASSLHRLQDIQDSTLGSVLSALIQHCEPPQRSFPLERGLAPPWWPTGHESWWGTQGEMQAHQGVPPYRKPHDLKKAWKISLLSAVIKHMSPRFDQMRKLVWQSKRLQQKMSAKESETWSKVLRQEEALGSRLKSSLCITPFDREEEEEEEGEEVKKKKAGKERDDDGLESVVRGAQDKRKREMSRSGSSGGSGSELTIMLPDQLATAITEESRSPINELMKLYYGCMQGVESYGDREKDDLPPMHSVLLPLGGIDEVAQDVLFDIIGSCPEVDDVLRLMGE, encoded by the coding sequence ATGAATAAAGGCACACACGGTAGTAGGAGGCATCTTCCCGCAGAGTCGGGCATGGAGCACGGGGACGGGCCCGGCGGTCCAGACCCTGGGGGgcagcaggagggggaggaggagatgagCGACTCCGAATCAGGCTCTGAACCAGTCGAGATCTCCGACCTCAAGAAGCGCATGTGGAAGGACCAGATGCTGCTCACGAGGCTCGAGGGCCGCGCCGGCGCCAggggcgtggcggcggcggcggcggctgcagctGCACGCGCGTCCTCGTCGATGTCGGGCTCGGGCCAGGAGGAGCCTCCCGACGTGCGGTGCCGCCGCAAGGCCATGCTGCGCGCGCAGGACGGCGTGCTCCGGCACATGCTCAGGATGATGGAGGCCTGCAACGCGCGCGGGTTCGTGTACGGCGTCATCGACGAGGCCGGCGAGCCCATGTCCGGCTCCTCCGACAGCCTCCGCGGCTGGTGGAAGGAGAACGTGAGCTTCGACCGCGCCGGCCCGATGGGTCTGGTCGGCCCCATGGGCGAGAGCCCGGTGGGCCTGGCCTCCTCCCTGCATCGTCTCCAGGACATCCAGGACAGCACGCTCGGATCCGTGCTCTCTGCACTCATCCAGCACTGCGAGCCACCGCAGAGGAGCTTCCCGCTGGAGCGCGGCCTGGCGCCGCCGTGGTGGCCGACGGGGCATGAGTCCTGGTGGGGCACGCAGGGCGAGATGCAGGCTCACCAGGGCGTGCCACCGTACCGGAAGCCGCACGACCTGAAGAAGGCGTGGAAGATCTCGCTGCTCAGCGCGGTGATCAAGCACATGAGCCCGCGCTTCGACCAGATGCGCAAGCTCGTGTGGCAGTCCAAGCGGCTGCAGCAGAAGATGAGCGCCAAGGAGTCGGAGACCTGGTCCAAGGTGCTTAGGCAGGAGGAGGCGCTTGGCAGCCGGCTAAAGAGCTCGCTGTGTATCACGCCGTTcgaccgggaggaggaggaggaggaggagggggaggaggtgaagaagaagaaggctgggAAGGAGAGGGACGACGATGGCCTGGAGAGCGTTGTGCGCGGCGCGCAGGACAAACGCAAGCGCGAGATGTCTCGCAGCGGCAGCTCGGGTGGGAGCGGGTCAGAGCTGACCATAATGCTGCCGGATCAGCTGGCTACTGCAATCACAGAGGAGAGCCGGAGCCCGATCAACGAGCTTATGAAGCTTTACTACGGCTGCATGCAGGGGGTCGAAAGCTATGGTGACCGGGAAAAGGACGATCTGCCGCCGATGCATTCCGTGTTGCTGCCGCTCGGGGGCATAGATGAGGTGGCCCAGGATGTGCTCTTTGATATCATCGGGAGCTGCCCTGAAGTAGATGATGTGCTGCGCTTGATGGGAGAGTGA